Proteins encoded by one window of Prevotella nigrescens:
- a CDS encoding efflux RND transporter periplasmic adaptor subunit → MIKSKFLLLAAIAITVLSSCGGNKRQLPTSNEYPVITIGAANAQMKTTYPAVLKGIQDVEIRPKVSGLITKLYVHEGETVRAGQVLFVIDNSVYQAAVRQAEAAVASAQSGISRAQSTVVQAQAALNSAQAQAATAQLTYNNSKNLYSNKVIGDYELQSAKNAYETAQASVNQARSGIQTAHSGVKQAQAALKQAQAGLASAKDNLSFCYVKSPTNGFVGSLPYKEGALVSPSSPMPVTTISDVSTMEVFFSMTEADVLALSRNDHGLSNAINNFPKVSLQLVDGSIYNHEGIIVKTSGMIDATTGTINVIAHFPNPEHLLKSGGSGKVVIAKNNNNALVIPQEATVQVQDKIFVYKVDDKGKVHYTEIQVNPDNDGVNYVVTSGLKIGDKIVSKGLTTLQDGKEIKALTPAQYDEALKKAARLGENQSSAGGFLKAMKGDDDKK, encoded by the coding sequence ATGATTAAAAGCAAGTTTTTACTGTTGGCAGCAATAGCCATAACAGTGCTTTCGAGTTGCGGTGGTAACAAGAGACAATTGCCTACAAGCAACGAATATCCAGTAATAACAATTGGTGCAGCAAATGCACAAATGAAAACGACCTATCCTGCAGTGCTCAAAGGCATTCAAGACGTAGAGATTCGTCCGAAAGTAAGCGGTCTCATCACAAAGCTTTATGTACACGAAGGCGAAACTGTTCGTGCCGGTCAGGTTTTGTTTGTTATTGATAATTCAGTGTACCAAGCTGCGGTTCGCCAAGCCGAAGCTGCCGTAGCGTCAGCTCAAAGTGGCATTAGTCGTGCTCAATCAACGGTTGTACAAGCACAAGCTGCCCTAAACTCTGCACAAGCACAAGCAGCAACGGCACAATTAACCTATAATAACAGCAAAAACTTATACAGTAATAAGGTTATTGGCGATTACGAATTGCAGAGTGCAAAGAATGCTTACGAAACCGCACAAGCATCTGTAAACCAAGCGAGGAGTGGTATTCAAACTGCCCATTCAGGAGTTAAGCAGGCTCAAGCAGCTTTAAAACAAGCACAAGCTGGACTTGCTTCGGCAAAAGATAATCTAAGTTTCTGTTATGTAAAGAGTCCTACCAATGGTTTTGTAGGTAGTTTGCCATATAAAGAAGGTGCATTGGTAAGTCCATCATCGCCAATGCCTGTAACAACCATTAGCGATGTATCTACAATGGAAGTGTTCTTTTCTATGACCGAAGCTGACGTTCTTGCTCTTTCTCGCAACGACCATGGCTTAAGCAATGCTATCAATAATTTCCCTAAGGTAAGCCTTCAGCTGGTAGATGGTTCCATCTATAACCACGAAGGAATAATCGTCAAGACGAGCGGAATGATTGATGCTACAACTGGAACAATAAATGTCATTGCACATTTCCCTAATCCGGAACACCTGTTGAAAAGCGGTGGTAGTGGTAAAGTTGTAATTGCAAAGAATAACAACAATGCTTTGGTTATTCCACAAGAAGCTACCGTTCAGGTTCAAGATAAGATTTTTGTCTATAAAGTAGACGACAAAGGCAAAGTACATTATACCGAAATCCAAGTTAACCCAGATAACGATGGTGTGAATTATGTAGTTACTTCAGGCTTAAAGATTGGCGATAAGATTGTTTCTAAAGGTCTGACCACATTGCAAGACGGTAAGGAGATAAAAGCCTTAACTCCTGCCCAATACGATGAAGCATTGAAAAAAGCAGCCCGACTTGGAGAAAATCAAAGTTCAGCAGGTGGATTCTTAAAAGCAATGAAAGGTGATGATGATAAGAAATAG
- a CDS encoding CCA tRNA nucleotidyltransferase, producing MRDLTDAELAKLIDKDIFHKISDAADKLGLECYVVGGYVRDLFLERPSNDIDVVVVGSGISVANELKKTIGKRAHISVFQNFGTAQVKFGGMEVEFVGARKESYSHDSRKPIVEDGTLEDDQNRRDFTINAMAVCLNKSRFGELVDPFGGVDDLWDGIIRTPLDPDITFSDDPLRMMRCVRFATQLDFFIEDETFEALEHNANRIKIVSGERIADELNKIMATRTPSKGFIDLYRCGLLQIILPELVAMDVVETRNGRAHKNNFFHTLEVLDNISKTTDNIWLRWAALFHDIGKPKSKRWDPVAGWTFHSHNIIGAKMIASIFKRLKLPMDAKMKYVRKLVDLHMRPIIIADEEVTDSAVRRLMNDAGDDIDDLMTLCEADITSKNAARKQRFLDNFKTVREKLDDLKERDYKRLLQPCIDGNEIMTLFNLKPSREVGELKKTLKDAVLDNSVPNEREPLMDLLKKKAAEMGLM from the coding sequence ATGCGAGACTTGACTGATGCCGAATTGGCAAAGCTGATAGACAAGGATATATTTCATAAAATCTCTGATGCAGCCGACAAACTCGGCTTGGAATGTTACGTTGTGGGCGGTTATGTCCGCGACTTATTCCTTGAACGACCTTCTAACGACATAGATGTCGTGGTGGTGGGGAGTGGTATCAGCGTTGCCAACGAACTGAAAAAGACAATTGGAAAGCGGGCTCATATATCAGTTTTCCAAAACTTTGGCACAGCACAAGTGAAATTTGGCGGTATGGAAGTGGAATTTGTCGGCGCACGCAAGGAAAGCTACAGCCACGACAGCCGTAAGCCAATTGTAGAAGACGGTACGCTGGAAGACGACCAAAACCGACGCGACTTTACCATAAATGCAATGGCAGTGTGCTTGAACAAGAGCCGTTTTGGCGAATTGGTAGACCCATTCGGCGGTGTAGACGACCTTTGGGACGGCATTATCCGCACTCCGTTGGACCCCGACATAACTTTTTCGGACGACCCTTTGCGTATGATGCGGTGTGTAAGATTTGCCACACAATTGGACTTTTTCATTGAGGACGAAACCTTTGAGGCGTTGGAACACAATGCCAACCGCATAAAGATTGTGAGTGGAGAACGTATTGCTGATGAGCTGAACAAGATAATGGCAACACGTACGCCGAGCAAAGGCTTCATAGACTTGTATCGTTGTGGCCTTCTCCAAATTATCTTACCCGAACTTGTAGCAATGGACGTGGTAGAGACACGCAACGGCAGAGCACACAAGAACAACTTTTTCCACACATTGGAGGTGCTCGACAACATATCAAAAACAACTGACAACATTTGGTTGCGATGGGCTGCATTGTTCCACGATATAGGTAAACCGAAGAGCAAACGTTGGGACCCTGTTGCAGGTTGGACTTTCCACAGTCATAATATAATAGGTGCAAAGATGATTGCATCTATCTTTAAACGTCTGAAATTACCGATGGACGCCAAGATGAAATATGTGCGCAAGCTGGTAGATCTGCATATGCGCCCTATCATCATAGCCGACGAGGAAGTTACAGACTCTGCTGTCCGTCGCCTGATGAATGATGCCGGCGATGACATTGACGACCTGATGACGCTTTGCGAAGCTGATATAACAAGCAAGAATGCTGCACGCAAGCAACGTTTCTTAGACAATTTCAAGACCGTTCGTGAAAAATTGGACGACCTTAAAGAACGCGATTATAAACGATTGCTGCAACCATGTATTGATGGAAACGAGATAATGACATTGTTTAACTTAAAGCCCAGTCGTGAAGTGGGAGAGCTAAAGAAAACACTAAAAGATGCCGTTTTAGATAACAGTGTGCCTAACGAGCGCGAACCACTTATGGATTTGTTAAAGAAAAAGGCGGCAGAGATGGGACTGATGTAG
- a CDS encoding TonB-dependent receptor domain-containing protein has translation MRKNTQTTLLLLFFFTSLDMMAQSIKGKVVDTQGAPIELANVCLLSKADSSFISGAASKADGVFTIETKSIDGILRVSCMGYETKYSDCHSADAGTIILMPSSNEMAEVVVKGNRRLYTMNAGGLTSTIQGSALAKLPSLSDVLNQLPFLSASDNAITVLGKGKPLVYLDGRKITSNAELVGLKGNQIRNVQVIMNPGSRYPSNVGAVIRITTIRTQGDGWSGTMQWNGKVNHNFAQNDFLKLNYRKGAFDIFGSVYYQENKSDEEQTNDAAFNYKGATIVSHNSNKQNSKGRYLVSQAGTNYVSLDNSFYAGLKYIYSRTIKIPFNLYSTLTSSDLEGNHTFNSYYFQNNYGGRHNATAYLLKTFKNKWEVETNATYARIDLTTDLNTTEIEHNKTTTVGSKNNRKTDMFAENVMLSKSMPIGKFTFGEEYTYTNNTQTFELADPDHTSSLTSNDNQAKQNSLALFSEYSKAWKHWSTNVGLRYEWVAFDYRLNGVKQDAQSKKYGNLLPTLSLNYSKSSFGTTLSLRSIIARPSYMQLRASRAYNNRYAYEGGNPSLQPANIYDLGLLLRYKDLVLSSNYIIYKNAISFYEEVLEDKPVRLNSFINIDYQSFNLMASYAPTFGIWKPSVTFQAYFQQLEYNGMKYTKPIAKYSFKNLFSFPKSYTATLNFSGYTAGNDGLLYYKQNFTTSASLIKSFPFGLMVALSMEDIFHTSRERWTVKTPDIEAAKWLKGDTQSFTLTLRYSFNTARSKYKGKGAGNSEINRL, from the coding sequence ATGAGGAAAAATACCCAAACAACTCTACTACTATTGTTTTTCTTTACATCATTAGATATGATGGCGCAAAGTATTAAAGGAAAAGTTGTGGACACGCAAGGTGCGCCCATTGAATTGGCGAACGTTTGTCTGCTTTCAAAAGCCGACTCTTCGTTTATTAGCGGTGCAGCAAGCAAAGCTGATGGGGTATTTACCATTGAAACAAAAAGTATTGATGGCATTTTGAGAGTTTCGTGTATGGGCTACGAAACAAAATACTCAGACTGCCATTCTGCCGATGCAGGCACCATTATATTAATGCCAAGCAGTAACGAAATGGCTGAAGTTGTGGTGAAAGGCAACAGGCGTCTTTATACAATGAATGCAGGAGGACTTACGTCTACCATACAAGGCAGTGCGTTAGCGAAACTGCCTTCACTCTCCGACGTACTCAACCAGCTGCCTTTCCTTAGTGCTTCGGACAATGCAATCACCGTATTAGGGAAAGGTAAACCGCTTGTTTATCTTGACGGAAGGAAAATAACAAGTAATGCGGAACTCGTAGGGTTGAAAGGCAATCAAATAAGAAATGTGCAGGTAATAATGAACCCGGGTAGCCGTTACCCGTCAAATGTGGGAGCAGTGATACGCATTACAACAATTCGTACACAAGGCGATGGTTGGTCGGGGACAATGCAATGGAACGGAAAAGTAAACCATAATTTTGCCCAAAACGATTTTCTTAAACTCAACTACCGCAAGGGAGCATTTGATATTTTCGGCTCTGTTTATTACCAAGAAAACAAATCAGACGAGGAGCAAACCAACGATGCAGCGTTTAATTACAAGGGGGCAACGATTGTATCGCATAATTCAAACAAACAAAATAGCAAGGGTAGGTATCTTGTTTCGCAGGCTGGTACAAACTATGTATCGCTCGATAACAGCTTTTATGCAGGACTGAAGTATATATATTCTCGCACCATAAAAATCCCCTTCAACCTTTATTCTACGCTAACATCGTCCGACTTGGAAGGCAATCATACATTTAACAGCTATTATTTCCAAAACAATTATGGTGGAAGACATAATGCAACAGCCTATCTTTTGAAGACTTTCAAGAACAAATGGGAGGTGGAAACGAATGCCACTTACGCTCGTATCGACCTTACAACCGATTTGAACACTACCGAAATAGAACACAACAAAACAACAACAGTTGGCAGCAAGAACAATCGAAAGACAGATATGTTTGCCGAAAACGTAATGTTGTCAAAGTCAATGCCTATCGGTAAGTTTACATTTGGCGAGGAATACACTTACACCAACAATACACAAACCTTTGAATTAGCCGACCCTGACCACACTTCTTCCTTGACATCGAATGACAATCAGGCAAAACAAAACTCGTTGGCACTATTCAGTGAGTACAGTAAAGCGTGGAAACATTGGAGTACCAATGTTGGATTACGGTACGAGTGGGTAGCTTTCGATTATAGATTGAATGGCGTTAAACAAGATGCACAATCGAAAAAGTACGGCAACTTATTGCCAACGCTTTCTTTAAACTATTCTAAGAGCAGTTTCGGAACTACTTTATCGCTCCGCTCCATCATTGCACGTCCGTCGTATATGCAGTTAAGAGCCAGCCGAGCTTATAACAATCGCTATGCCTATGAGGGTGGAAATCCGTCCTTGCAGCCTGCAAATATCTACGACTTGGGGTTACTTCTGCGCTATAAAGACTTGGTCTTGAGTTCAAACTACATTATTTATAAAAACGCAATATCGTTTTACGAAGAAGTATTAGAAGACAAACCGGTTCGATTAAATTCATTTATAAACATTGATTACCAAAGTTTCAATCTTATGGCATCTTATGCTCCAACATTCGGAATATGGAAACCGTCGGTAACATTTCAGGCTTATTTCCAACAGCTTGAATACAATGGTATGAAGTATACAAAACCAATTGCGAAGTATTCTTTCAAGAATTTATTTTCATTTCCAAAGTCTTACACTGCCACATTGAACTTTTCGGGATATACAGCAGGCAACGACGGACTGCTTTACTATAAACAGAACTTCACGACATCAGCATCATTAATCAAGAGTTTCCCTTTCGGCTTGATGGTGGCATTAAGCATGGAGGACATATTCCACACCTCGCGAGAACGTTGGACAGTGAAAACACCAGATATTGAAGCTGCCAAATGGTTGAAAGGCGATACACAATCTTTCACCCTAACCCTTCGCTACAGTTTCAATACAGCACGTAGCAAGTATAAAGGAAAGGGTGCAGGCAACAGCGAAATCAACCGTTTGTAG